A section of the Persephonella sp. genome encodes:
- a CDS encoding ribose-phosphate pyrophosphokinase, with translation MSKHLKLITGNANVEFAHKVAEYLHTPLVDTLVTRFSDGEIRVQIKENVRGADVFVIQPLTSPVNDHIMELLLILDALKRSSTHRITAVIPYFAYARQDRKDKPRVPISAKLLADIIQKAGANRVLTVDLHSAQIQGFFDCPVDNLYALPVILDYLQKKKIPNMVVVSPDAGGVERARMLANKLGASLAIIYKKRPAPNVVETLDVIGDIEGKNAIIIDDIIDTAGTIVAAANMLKEKGAKSVIAACTHPVFSGPAIDRLSNSEIEEVIVTDSIPTKGKEFDKLTVLSIAELVGEAIKRINIESSVSSLFV, from the coding sequence TTGAGTAAGCATCTAAAGCTTATAACTGGTAATGCCAATGTTGAGTTCGCACATAAGGTAGCAGAGTATCTTCACACACCTCTGGTAGATACACTTGTTACAAGATTTTCAGACGGAGAAATCAGAGTTCAGATAAAAGAAAATGTTAGAGGAGCAGATGTATTTGTTATTCAACCTTTAACATCTCCGGTTAATGACCACATAATGGAACTTCTCCTTATCCTTGACGCACTTAAAAGGTCTTCAACTCATAGAATAACAGCTGTTATCCCATATTTTGCTTATGCAAGACAAGATAGAAAAGATAAACCAAGGGTTCCAATATCTGCTAAGCTTCTTGCAGACATTATCCAAAAAGCAGGAGCTAACAGAGTATTAACTGTGGACCTTCACTCTGCACAGATACAGGGATTTTTTGACTGTCCTGTGGATAACCTTTATGCCCTTCCGGTTATTCTTGATTATCTCCAAAAGAAAAAGATACCTAATATGGTCGTTGTATCTCCAGATGCCGGTGGTGTTGAAAGAGCAAGAATGCTTGCAAACAAACTGGGGGCAAGCCTTGCAATAATCTACAAGAAAAGACCGGCGCCAAACGTAGTTGAAACCCTTGATGTTATTGGTGATATAGAAGGAAAAAATGCAATTATCATAGACGATATTATAGATACTGCAGGAACAATTGTTGCTGCTGCAAATATGCTCAAAGAAAAAGGAGCAAAATCTGTTATTGCAGCCTGCACACACCCGGTATTCTCAGGTCCTGCTATAGATAGGCTTTCAAATTCTGAAATAGAAGAAGTTATTGTAACTGACAGTATTCCAACAAAAGGAAAAGAGTTTGATAAACTAACTGTTTTATCAATTGCAGAACTTGTTGGTGAAGCAATCAAAAGAATTAATATAGAAAGCTCAGTAAGTTCATTGTTTGTATAA